A window from Drosophila willistoni isolate 14030-0811.24 chromosome XR unlocalized genomic scaffold, UCI_dwil_1.1 Seg143, whole genome shotgun sequence encodes these proteins:
- the LOC6646339 gene encoding 26S proteasome regulatory subunit 10B-like, giving the protein MKELIVIGEEEATYVDVKRLNALRTYNTRLRQHRDFASQVQSLQLKLHSFNVNYKKSEQDMKALESVGQIVGEVLKELSHNNYIVKASNGPRYVVGCRQQLNKSRIKPGTRVALDITSLTIMRCLPREVDPLVYTMSHENPGNVNYSEIGGLNEQIRELREVIELPLLNPELFVRVGISPPKGCLLYGPPGTGKTLLARAVASQLDVNFLKIVSSAIVDKYIGESARQIREMFAYARDHQPCIIFMDEIDAIGGRRFSEGTSADREIQRTLMELLNQMDGFDALGQVKIIMATNRPDTLDPALLRPGRLDRKLEIPLPNETARMDILKIHAAPLAKEGDIDYEAIVKLSDRFNGADLRNTCTEAGLFALRSDREYVIQEDFMKAVRKMADNKKLESKLEYKRI; this is encoded by the exons atgaaagaattaATAGTTATTGGCGAAGAAGAAGCAACTTATGTGGATGTGAAGCGTCTAAACGCTTTGAGAACCTATAACACCCGTTTAAGGCAACATCGGGACTTCGCAAGCCAAGTGCAGAGTCTTCAATTAAAACTTCAT AGTTTTAATGTGAATTATAAAAAGTCCGAGCAGGATATGAAAGCACTGGAGAGTGTGGGTCAAATAGTAGGCGAGGTGCTCAAGGAATTGTCCCACAACAATTACATTGTGAAGGCATCCAATGGACCACGTTATGTCGTCGGTTGTCGGCAACAACTTAACAAGTCGCGCATCAAACCTGGCACTAGAGTGGCTTTGGATATTACCTCGTTGACCATAATGCGGTGCTTGCCCCGTGAAGTGGATCCTCTTGTCTACACGATGAGTCATGAGAATCCCGGAAATGTTAACTATTCCGAGATTGGAGGACTTAATGAACAGATACGAGAATTGCGAGAGGTGATCGAACTGCCTCTGCTTAATCCAGAACTTTTTGTACGTGTCGGCATTAGCCCACCCAAGGGATGTCTGCTCTACGGTCCACCTGGTACAGGAAAAACCCTTCTAGCCCGGGCGGTTGCCTCACAATTAGATGTGAACTTCCTCAAGATTGTCTCCTCGGCCATTGTGGATAAGTATATTGGGGAAAGTGCCCGTCAGATCCGTGAAATGTTTGCCTATGCCCGTGATCATCAGCCATGCATCATTTTCATGGACGAGATCGACGCGATTGGCGGTCGTCGATTCTCAGAGGGCACTTCAGCTGATCGGGAGATTCAGCGCACTCTCATGGAGTTGCTCAATCAAATGGATGGCTTCGATGCTTTGGGTCAGGTCAAAATAATCATGGCCACTAATCGTCCAGATACTCTGGACCCGGCTCTCCTTCGTCCGGGTCGCTTGGATCGCAAACTGGAAATTCCTCTACCCAATGAGACGGCTCGCATGGATATCCTCAAGATTCATGCTGCTCCATTGGCCAAAGAAGGTGATATAGATTACGAGGCGATTGTCAAACTCTCAGACCGATTCAATGGAGCGGATCTTCGCAACACATGCACTGAGGCAGGACTCTTTGCCCTACGTTCCGATCGCGAATATGTCATACAGGAGGACTTTATGAAAGCGGTACGCAAAATGGCAGACAATAAGAAATTGGAGTCAAAACTTGAATACAAGCGCATTTAA